A window of Chelmon rostratus isolate fCheRos1 chromosome 18, fCheRos1.pri, whole genome shotgun sequence genomic DNA:
tgtgtgtttttgtgtggcaGGAGGATGGCGGTGAATGTCTACTCCACCTCTATGACCATAGAGAACCTGAGTCGCCATGACATGTTGGCATGGGTTAACGACTCTCTACAGCTCACCTACACAAAGATCGAGCAGCTGGGTTcaggtgaacacacactttttttatGCCAAGCTTTAATTAGTAATTACATTCACAATGCTTATTAACGTCTAAAAGTGAATATTTGTGTGATTCTTTTCCCTAGGTGCTGCTTACTGTCAGTACATGGACATGCTGTTTCCAGGGTGCATATTGTTGAAGAAAGTGAAGTTCGGTGCTAAGTTGGAACATGAATACATCCACAATTTCAAGGTCTTACAGGCTGCATTCAAGAGAATGAATGTGGACAAggtgagaacacacactcacacagacacacacacacagacacacacacacattctgactAGATTTGATTAAACAAATCTTATCCCTGGATTATGTAAGTATAGGAAAGGAAAGGAATCTTTAAGAAGCACCAGCAAGACTCAAATTACTCTCGCCAGGTAGTCCCATTACTGTGATACCAATAAATGTATGTGGGGAAAATGCTCTATGACACTCCTTTCATCACTTGATCCTTTCATCATTAGTGATCCTTCTTCATGCTGCAGTTCTGTCGTCAGACACCTCTAGCAGCATGTGCTGCATAGCTGAGGAGTTCCAAAATAAATTCtattgtttttaatggaaattaAACTGCGGATAGTTTCTTATTTTAATTGTTTCGTTAAGTAtttctgcctttattttgaTTGGAGTCAACGAAGAAGTGACAGAAATAAGGGGAGTGAGAGGAGGCCGGACTTAAGCAGGGGATGTTGTGATTACATGGTCAGCATCTTAAAGATGGCCACTGGGATGCCCCAAAATAATAGTTTGTAATTATCATGTTATCCCCAAATTCTGTTACtgtattttgtaatttcatGCAGTGATCCTTAGCCTCCATAAGCGTGTTCCTCTGCACCCACTGCAGTGGTTTTTCAAGGATTTCAAGAATTAGATTTTCTTTTAGATGTaatatctgctgctgtttaaataaCATATATAGACCACAGCAGTTCCACAAAATCCTTCCTCAACGCTTTAtatctctgtcctcctctctctctgtctcctgcatCTCAGATCATCCCTGTGGAGAGGCTGGTGAAGAGGAAGTTCCAGGACAACTTTGAGTTCCTTCAGTGGTTTAAAAAGTTTTTTGATGCCAACTATGATGGGAAAGAATACGACCCTGTACTGACACGGCAGGGCCAGGAAGGAACACCACCTCCACCCAACACAGGTACAATACACgcacgtacacgcacacacactttggtgTGTCAGACAtaatcagctgtgtgtgaactCCAAAGCTTCATTTCATTACTCTCACCTCTTCATGCAAACACATCCCCACCTCTAACCCAGGTGAACCCATTCTCCACAAACCTAAAAGACCCTCTCGATCAGGTAACATCTCCTTCatcaggcttgtgtgtgtgtgcttatcaGTGCTTGCAGAGCGTCTTACCTTCAAACTGTGAGTTACTTAGATTGGTCTGTTATTGCAGGTTGTGGGTGACAGGACCCGGAGGCgcgaggtttcaggactcaaatgcaagactcagacacaatcagcgaagttacaaaataaagaagtaatttattaacaaaaggcgctcaggataaataacaacagcacatacaacgtatggcaacaaagtacaaacaaaagacgctaaggataatttagAAGGTCaatttcaaaactcaaaaagggctcaaATGGCAAggacaatctggcacaggacaaagggagacgcggactatatatacacaaggtaacaatgaacaggtggagacaattagggcggggtagacaatcagacaggcgggaaacacaccgggaagtcaaggggcctgaaacgagaggagagttaggtttcacaataaaacaggaagtgtaagacaagacatgacgctcgtgaacaaaaacacttaacagatctgacgagacatgacagtgggTGGTATTAGGAGCTCTGATTATATATCTGTTGTTGTGCGCAGCTACAAAATGTTGAACAAGcataatcacattttttatagtttaatacacagtatataaacTGTGGTGAGAGGCAACACAAATCTAAACAGGACACTACTCAAACATTTCTTGCAGTGATGTGAAgcatacatgtgtgttttggggCTAAAACCTGCAAAATCACTGCTTTGAGATAATAAAATTAAAGCATGCTGCAAAGACTTACTGTTAAGGATgaatctgtttgtgtttgtgcatgtgtgtgtatgttttcttttgtacGTCTAAATTCCcgaaaaacatttgcaatttgGAAGGGCTTGAGGCTGAGAGAACTTTGGCAAATTGAGAACATTTTAGCCAGTCCTAGGATTTTTAAAGCTACAGGTCAGTTTATCTTAGAGTAAGAGAATTAAGGATGTTTTTCTACACCGACTGCAGATCGGCATCACTAGAGCAACAGCAATTCATCCGTCTCCATACTGCATCAGTTCAGCCACAGTACTTCTGTGCACAAAGTGTTTGACAGTACCCACACGCCTATTATATAAGCATGCATTTATACCCATGAATAAAAAATTGAAAGACTTAAAGCATGAAAAGATGCTTTGGATCACTTTTGCACACATGTGTACAATGGTAGTAAAACATGAGCTATTACAATCCCACTGTACACAGCTGCATTGTGTAAATGGAGCAAATCTGTTGTCTCACACAGACCATGGTCAgctgactgaaaacaacacaaaccaaacacgTCCATCCAAGCAAATGCAGATATATAAacgtgtgtctctgtgtgtgtttctctctaaCAGGCCCCATGAGAACATCTCCCACAGTACCGAAGACTGTTCCCACCCCCCAGAGGCAGATCAACGTAGCATCAGCCCGCAATGGAGGAGATGCAGAGCTCATAGAGCTCAACCAGCAGGTACAACCGCTGTGATCTGTTCAGTCATGAACTGAACGCCCTGTAGTTTCCTGCCTTGACACTCCAGCATTTACCTCCTTAGGTCTCACACATTTCCGTGATTAATGGTAGCTCTCAATGTCCTTGAAGGTGTTGGTAGTTTGGAAGTTCCCCAAAATTGCAAAATTGTTTCACTTTGAGAACCCTTCTTGGCACAAGCATCATCATGCTGAGAATACCAAATGGGTGCTGGTGGCCCAGCAGTGCTCTCtcataataaaataacacaaggtCACTGTGCCCGGCCTGTACCATGATGAAACAGGTTGCAGGGATTTTTGGATTGACTCGGTTTATTCTCACATTGTTACAGGTTGTTGATAATTTTAAAGTCTATTAATAACATAAATTAGGTAGCTTTATTTGATTCTGTAATACAACATATATTCCATAACTTACTGAGATGAAGTTGACAGATCAGACTGCGGCTGGTTTAGGTTTTAACctgctttgttatttttaaccTGCTGTTGTTTGCCCTAAAAactttgctgtgctgttttgaTGCATGCTCACATTTATTCATACAACCTTGTGCCTAATTTCTTTAGTAGGCATATGAATTGTCTTTATGACTGTCTTTGCTCACAGCTGCTGGATATGAAGCTGACTGTAGAGGGactggagaaggagagagactTCTACTTTGGAAAGCTGAGAGACATTGAGCTTATTTGCCAGGAACATGAAAATGAGAACAACGAAGTCCTTGGCAAAATCATGGATAAACTGTATGCTACAGAGGTAAACACAGACATATCACACATGGAGCTCATGCATGCAGATGGAAAATATTTCTGGGTTTTACTTATATGCAATAATAGGAGCACAGATCAGatatgtgtatgagtgtgtgtatgccaACTTTACAGTTGGCTCAGTCATTGACTCACTAGTGTATGTTGGAAAATACATTGGATATACACAAAACACCAGGTTACTCAGAGACGTGGGGTCCCGTAGGTAACAGGTGCTTATGTGCATCGTGGTTACCTGTTTACTGTATGCAGAAGGTCAGTTATTAGACTACTCCTGTACCTGTGACCTGACTTTAGAATTATATCATACTTATTTGCATtgtgaatgtgtctgaattTTGCACATAGCCACAAACAAGTgagtgtcatttattttcaataaatgttaatagttttttttagaaataaaaggCTAAATCTTCTGAATGTAATGATGTATCCTTACACTTTCCCTGACTGAAGTCTTTATCATGCACATGTCAAATGACAATTAGAAACTCAGCCATGGGCATGCATGGCAAAGAAATCTGCTTTCTTCAGGGGAAATCAGGTTTCTCAAATTCCCTTCCCAAGATAACTAAAACCTGGTTCATTTCTTTTACATTACTTTTAAAAGATAAGGTTGCTGCAGAAAGCTGTGTGTAGCTCGGTTATTCAAATACATGTAAACATAGCGATTGATTTGTTGTTAGTCCAGACTGTCTGAGGTTTAGATTCAGCTCTTAAATCACACACAACACCGTAGTTTGAAGTGCTGTGGAacaaatattaatttaattttctgtgaaGATTCACTGTCCAGGTTGTGATCTGTCTAGAAATGCTTTTTCAAGAGCAACTTGGACATATACAAACTCCAGAAGGAGGGAAAGTTAAAATCAAAATCCACTAAACCAAACTGCTTATCCTGCCATACACTGACCTCAGTCGTCTTTTGCAGGACGGATTTGCACCACCAGAGGATGAAGAGATTGGTGAAGGGGCACAGGGAGACCAGGAGGAGTTCtgaactcttcctcctcttttcatcaCCTTCACCATCCtatcccccccccccgtctGCAGCTGTCCATATCCATGACGACTTTGTTGCACAGCCTATCTTCCCAAACTCTTACTAGCAAAGGACACTTAACCCAGACCTGTCTGGACCAGGGCCCAGCAGCCAGACCTGGCCTACTTGTCTTATTCTAACCTGTTACCAGAGGGGACAGTTACCCTGCAGGGCTAGTTTAGCCTGCTAGTCTGTGAAAGGTTTAAGGTGAATAGCAATGAAATTACATGGATCCAGCACTGACAGCCTGGAGCCATCAGTGCTATCAGTCTGTCTTAAGAGGCACGTCACTTTCTCTCACTGTGCACTTTGATGGTGACCACACAGACTTGCATCAGGGTTCATGCAGAGTTTATAAATGAAgccacacattgtttttggatttggagTTTTGGAGTTTTAGGATATTTGAGCTGTAAATTTCACAAGGTGAGATTATAAATGGTTCCTAAGGACTTTAGGAAAAAAGCCTGCACTTATACAGTATTTTGAACATATTGCATATGATGAAACATATGAACGTACATTTAGCCCGCAGACATATCACAGACTTTGAACTGCTCACATGTACATGCATAAAGGAAGTCATCATTCCAAGGTAAAAGCCCCACAGAGTATGCTCTTATTCACCAAGTTGTCCCACCAGGGAGGGTTTGCTCATGAAACTGTTTTGACAGCTTGTTTATGAGACAGCATTATctatttatgtctttatttatttgtctttttttgtgtgctcTATACAGTTtctgaaaaaaagctgttttggaTTTGGGGAAATTGAAGGTCTTGCACTAAATGTAGCGAAACAAACCGATGGAAATGATCCAAATGCCAACATGCAGTGACTGGCTATAGCCAGAAAGATACAGAAATAtgctattttatattttgtagaTTTGTTTAaaagaggtttgtttttttttaacattgaaTTCCTCAATGGCCATGTCAGAGGTGTCAGTGTAAAATTTATTTATCAGACAAATGTCAGGCTTTTAATTCtatgaatgaacaaatgttaaaaaaagagtaagactacagacagacactACTTAATACTAATGTTTGACTGTGTTAATTGAGTTAAACGTTGTAGCTGCTATCATTATCTTTCTGTTGCTACTTAATTGAGTTTTGTTGCAAACCGTTAAAACACCACAGTGGTTGCCAAGGCACTATGGGTGTGGTTTATTGTGATTGACAGCCAGGCCAAGTGTGATTGACAGTAGTTGGACCAGCGAGAGAACAAAGTATCAAACCCTCTCTCACCGTTATCACCATGTGATAAACTTGCATCATTTGGACTTACTGCTGGAATGAAATAAAGCTCTGAGTTTCAAGAAAACTGACAAAccttgttgttgtgtgtgataTCTGCCATGTTGCtactgtttttctcatttattgttATTCCCAATGCAAATAGTTCTGGAAAAAACTtaacaacagaaacatacacacacacacacttaccatGAAACCATAAGGATGTTAAGTCATGTTGCctaaaaaataatttgcacTTAAAAAACATTGGTCCAAGGGAGAGGTACAAAATTACAACTGACTCCGAAGATTAACATGCTGACCCAGTGGGAAGTCCACTGTGGTCAGTGGTTAGAGCGTCCACTCAGAGCAACTGGACGAGGCCTTGAGACGGATCCAGGAGGTTTGTGCCAAACGCTAAGTGACTCATTTGAGCGACACTAAGTGCCTCTTTTgagacacactgcagccaaaACTCACCGTCTGTCACACAGATGGCGGCCAGGCAGAACACTGCAGCAGGTCCATGGTTTAACTGGACCTGGCACTCGACAGTGATGGAGCACACAACAGAGAGCTAAttcaaataatacatttgtagTGCAAGAGTTTAAATGTGTTGGACAACCATACAAATGGAAA
This region includes:
- the LOC121621705 gene encoding microtubule-associated protein RP/EB family member 3-like yields the protein MAVNVYSTSMTIENLSRHDMLAWVNDSLQLTYTKIEQLGSGAAYCQYMDMLFPGCILLKKVKFGAKLEHEYIHNFKVLQAAFKRMNVDKIIPVERLVKRKFQDNFEFLQWFKKFFDANYDGKEYDPVLTRQGQEGTPPPPNTGPMRTSPTVPKTVPTPQRQINVASARNGGDAELIELNQQLLDMKLTVEGLEKERDFYFGKLRDIELICQEHENENNEVLGKIMDKLYATEDGFAPPEDEEIGEGAQGDQEEF